One region of Eupeodes corollae chromosome 1, idEupCoro1.1, whole genome shotgun sequence genomic DNA includes:
- the LOC129940630 gene encoding holocytochrome c-type synthase, with protein sequence MGNTVFAAEVNSHIISKSDSNKYANIPPECPMHQKANQDPNADVKSSSELKLNDGDNDVNPLNMMPSANQKPAPDQPFPLPTDRQTSSIPKVTPDGHVEFWQYPSQQMFWNAMLRKGWRWKNEDVSQKDMGDIIKIHNANNEQAWKEVLKWEALHAKECRNPKLRSFGGKATDYSPRARFRSLLGYELPFDRHDWIVDRCGTDVRYVIDYYDGGLVDSEYKFAILDVRPAMDSLDNVWDRMRMAYMRWKFELTDKIKG encoded by the exons ATGGGCAACACAGTTTTTGCAGCAGAGGTAAATAGCCACATTATATCCAAATCGGATTCCAACAAATATGCAAACATACCTCCCGAATGTCCAATGCATCAGAAGGCTAACCAAGACCCAAACGCAGACGTAAAGTCTTCTTCCGAATTAAAATTGAACGATGGAGACAATGATGTAAATCCCCTTAATATGATGCCATCAGCAAATCAAAAGCCGGCACCTGACCAACCTTTTCCTTTGCCCACTGACCGTCAAACATCCAGCATTCCAAAAGTTACGCCCGATGGCCACGTCGAATTTTGGCAATATCCCAGTCAACAGATGTTTTGGAATGCTATGCTCCGTAAAGGTTGGCGTTGGAAGAATGAAGATGTAAGCCAAAAGGACATGGGTgatataattaaaattcataatGCAAATAATGAGCAAGCTTGGAAAGAAGTCTTGAAATGGGAGGCACTTCATGCTAAAGAGTGTCGAAATCCAAAGCTTAGGAGTTTTGGAGGAAAAGCAACTGATTATAGCCCTCGAGCACGATTTCGTTCTTTGCTAGG CTATGAACTTCCATTTGATCGACATGATTGGATTGTAGACAGATGTGGCACCGATGTTCGTTACGTTATTGATTATTACGACGGTGGTTTAGTAGACAGTGAGTACAAATTTGCCATATTGGACGTGCGCCCGGCCATGGATTCGCTAGATAATGTATGGGATCGAATGAGAATGGCATACATGCGATGGAAATTTGAACTGACGGATAAAATAAAAGGCTAA